CGCTTAAGGATAATATCTGTACTTTTTTTGTAATCCCAAAAGGGATTAGTTCAAGATAAACTAGTCACTTTATGAGCAATTTGTTCACTAAACAACACAATAAGCTATATAGAAAACGAGCAAAGAGAAAATCCAAATACTTAAGGAGTTTTGTTTCCTCAAGAAAGAATTATTCTAAACATGAATTGGAATGGAAAACCAAGATACTTCGTAGAAGAAATCTTTTGGAAAATCTCAAGAGAAGTCAGTTCCTTGCTGATCAACTCAAAGCTCTAGTGCcttgaaagaagagaaagaaaaaaaaaaagcaaacctGTTTCTCCTACAAGATGTGTTGGAGACGATTAAGAATACTAAATTGATGTCTTGTGATGTATACTCTTGTAAGACGCCTACCCCGAGTTTTTTTATTGGAgaattgtttttatttcaattacaGGCTTACCTCTTTTCATAATTCCAAATAAGAGCCTCGTACAATTTATATGCTAAGGTTCCCTCTATATAAGGGTAAACatagaatttaaaaatattttcttataaaaaggcaaaaaaaccCTTCTAGTGAAACTTATAAAAATATTTCCTCTAGTGAAAGAATGGTACATAGGTTCTCCTAGGGTTAGCTGTTGTTTGATAATAGTAACACACTaatgaatctgctccaaaaatgagacagatttataaaacaaaataatatagtGCGTCATGAATCTGTCCTATTCTTTGAAGTAAATGCATATGTCAGTAACAAGTAACATACTGCTGCCAAACGACTCCTTAAGGGTCATTTGGCACGTGTAACAAATTGACCTGCTCACAAAATTAGAACTGATTCATGGAACACCATGTTACATGGTTCGATGATGAATACACCTTAAATTTTGGGGCAAATTTAAGGGACAATAATAATCTGTTATTGGTGTCAAACAGCCTCTTAAGAGTCGTTTGATATAGTAACAACATGCACCTACTCCAAGAATTAGAGTAGGCTtgtgaaacattttaaaaatattttatgattctgcttcaatttttagggtagatgcatgaaacaataacatactATTACAATGACCAAACAACTCCTTAACTACCTAAGATGAAATATGGGTATCACCTAATGATGACATGTGGAAATACAAGAAAACTTAAACTTTCCTACATTCATGCccttttaaagttaaaaaatcctgttctttatttttttattaaaactaaAAGAACGTGATTGTTGTCGTTTTTATCTTAACTAACTCTTTTATTTTAGTTAAATGAGGCAGAGGGCCCCATgatgatggtttttttttttgcctcctGTCACCAGGGCTTTTTAGAAAAAGTTAGAAAGGCAAGGTTTATATTTGGGAATATCGGTAAAATGTGGTCTTCCAAGTGAAATTTTCCCCTGTTTATTATTCAACTTCTTTTAGCTACTGAAATATTTAAATGCCATTCATGAATATCAAGAAAAGCTTGTCCAGTACTTATTAAACTCCGGATTTTCCGTTGAGGGTTCGTCTTGTAGGTATTATAAAATGTACGCACAAGAGAAGTAAACTGAAAATTATTAATAAGTTTCACAAATTTGACCCGCTTCGGCCGATTAGAATCGAATTGGTTGGTGGCCTATTCAGGAGTGTCATATTTATCtatgttttgaatattttttatttttaatcgattttcatattttttttcatttatctttgaaaatatttttttttattgtatttggCTGACAGGCCAGCTATTCAAATCGGCAGCCTCGGTGATTCATATATCTCGCTCTACGTCGGATACAGTACTGTAAATGTCTCTAATTGCACAAAAGGTATAcaattacatttaaaatttaaatcattttttttatttttttctcaaaattttaatcaaTAATCACACTACTGGATCTTCATGTTGCAAAATCCTACAATGAAATGTTTGGCTGAGTAATATCATTCTCAACCccagaaaatttaaaaagtttaattggactcaattattttatatatatatattttttgcagATGAAACTTATATAAATTGCTATTGTAAAAGCTACACTATCTGTTAGGGGTTGTTTATTTGTATCGAATTTTAACATAGATACATGAAATAGTAACATACTATTGTTGTTACGGAACACCTCCTTAGCGATCATTCGGCTAATCCAATATTGATACACTGTTATCTCAAAAACTTTGGTAGATTCAACCCCAGGATgagaccaaaataaaaaaatcaagatctaTTCGATCCCAAGACAAACTTccctgttttttttcttattataactacaaacaaaatcttgaaaattaatTCTTGTTTTATCGTAGTGCATATATTTTTTCAGGCGTTGCCAATGTTCGGTGGCAACGAGCTTTTCACTTTAcctaaataaataaaaaaaacaaataattaaaatcGAACTACAGTTAGTGGATTGtccgctatatatatataaagttggaCGGGCAGATGGGAAGTGgatattatttttgttaggaCGTTGTTAGATTATGTCCCAATTACATAAGTTttagtgtgtgtatatatatatatcttacatatatataattcttgAAGACCGACCAGAAAAGATGTAGTAGTTAACGGGTAATTTTCACCATCACATGTGCTATCTTCTAATCATCCATCCTAGCCAGAAAACACTCATCTGCAATTCAACTACCTTTCCTTCATTGTCGCAGATGGTTCTACTTTCCGAGAAGTATTTCTCGGTGCTGGTTCTGCTTGTTTTTCACTTGGTTGATAAAGTCTCTCTTTCACTTATTGGTGaagcttctctctttctctctcctcccttttACTTGCTCACTTACTGATAaagcctctctctttctctctcctcccttttACTTGTGAtaaggcctctctctctctctctctctcttcagcaAAGGAGAGGCTTCTGCTTGCACTCACTTATTGGTAAAGcctctctctttgtttctcttgtgAAGATGGGTGTTTTGGACTACCTCTCCTACCTGCCACAGCTCATAACAAATAGAAATAATTAACTTCGGTTTTTAATTAACTTGGTTGAAGGCCAAAATCGCCACCCAACCCCTTGTCCCTCTTAAGGAttgtttggcaatgagaacagtttgtaattgttttatgaatcgaGACAAAATCGTGAAGCACTTAAAAAAGTGTTTAATGAATCTGTCTTAATTTTTGAGATGTATTCATGAAATAGTTACAAATTGTTCTTattgtcaaacagttttttaagATACAGGGTCTGCTTTCACCACTTGTAGTTCAAACATCAGAGGTACCCAATGACTTGGTATCTTCCTTATTTCTTTCATCAGATATTCATTTATTGATTGATTGGTAGAGGGTGGCAAATGCCTACACTAGTTAGCTTGTGACAATATCTCAACTTTTTCTATCTTCTCATGCTAGTTCGTAGGCTTAATGAAGATTTGCTTGGTTTTGCATCGGACACTGGAGTTCGAAGTGATGATTGGTGCCAAAAGAGGTGAATTAAGTCaattgaaaccaagaaatgtAGAGATGATTAGGGTCATTTGATCTAATATGAtaaattgagagaaaaaaaatctgattgaTATTTTGTcgtctaatattagtttacatatttgtttattattttttttctcaaccatccatttgCTTCATATGCATGATAGATGGCTGattattcaatatatatatatatatatatatatatatatatatatatatatatatatatattatttacaAAGTTGTCTGTTGACGAAAACAAGCTCACGTGTAAGCAAATTATGAGATATTTGATCAAGTGGggattatataaaaataataaaactaagaataagatttagaatattaaaaacaataaaaaaaataccaatGTTTCACGTGGCTCCCTTGCGAGCGGTGGTCTGAAAAAGGGAAGGCTGTGGTGAAAAAGACGGGGAAGGCTGTGGTGTTGTGTCTTGTGCTCGAAATTCAGACATGAcgtggatacgttttggatcgggtctgagtCTACTACCAAAGCGGGAGGTAGACACTACTCTAAAAAGAGATTATatggtatttgattttcttattttcgATACAATACTAAAGTTGGCCATCTTTCCCTCCATCTCAATATACAACTCCTCCAGGACAACAGGATGGGCTTCAACATGGTCCCTTGATTCAAGGCGAGACAAAAGAGAATGGTTCAGATTGTatcaaatttttcatttctagaaaaaaaacaagtccTTAAACCATCAGCTTCATGGATCATGGTCTGATACAGAAGTGAAATTAAGTTTTGAGTGATAGGAGTCTGATCGGATTCACTCTCAACATGATGCCAATATTATATttgccgtatccgcgtatcttagaattgtgaaaattatcGTGTACGTACCTATATCCTCGCATCCGCACCTGTGTGACTTTGGTCTTCTGTCTATCCGCCTCTCTAACTTGGTAGGATGAGCGTTTCCATGGTACTAACCTAAACCTAGGCCCAGTGTGGGCTCTACATATAACTACATGCAGGTCCAACTcaatcacaataaaaaaaattcacagaCATGGATATTAGCTCATACTAATCACACATTAGCCCGTTGAACTTATAAAAGATGTATGCCACCCTATAAATATTCATAGCAATAGAATTAATGATATTAGCTCATACTAATCACACATTAGCCAGTTCAACTTATAAAAGATGTATGCAACCCTATAAATATTCATAGCAATAGAATTAATGATATGCTCTTCTGAACTACTAGAAGGATCATTCTGTATATGTCATATCGAGACACGTGGCAACCGCCATAATACGTGTCACGGCCATTGAGCAACCCTCTGGCCTTGGCCCTACCTCCACCTCTACAATTAGAAGCGTCCCTTATTTTACTGCTTTGGGACAAACGTTTAAAGGGAATCCGGTTAAAGGGTTcaattcatcaaaaatttcaatgGCCTGCCTTACtttttcaaagttttctttATACATACCCAACCACAACCATAGGGACGTTTGCTACCTGCACGCTATGTAATTGTTGGTAAATACTAGTAAATTGCAATTGTTCTAGAAACCCCCACACGCGCTTATTTGTCAACCAAAGCactgattttgaaatttttgcgCACTAGTTGGGTACCTAAGTGGAAAACTTCATTCTTTCTCCTGCCTAAGCCTTTTCCGGTGATTCTCCATTTCCTCTATAATTAAGTGACcgccttttcttttcttccatacccttcttccctctccctctcgttcTTTGTCTCTCGTTTTCATGGAAGCACTAGAAAAGGTTTCCAAACTGCTAAGGCttaggggaaggagaagaaaacataagcaattAGAGGTGAGTGTGcactctctccctttttttttctctctctctctatttctcgaCTTTGCCTCAAAggcataacatagctggtcaCGGCTTTGCGTTGAAAGCGTAACATAGCTGGTCTGGCAGAAAATGCATGCTTTATGCACGAGGCATGTTTGGTGTTCAATAACAAGACGTACGTGTTATGCACGAGGCGTGTTTCATGTTCAATTCTCGTGAGTACtacttttttatataagataaagtAACATGaacaaatataaatatttgTTAGAAGATTGATGAATCTACTATTTTCCAATTTGATTGGAACTGGGGTGTATTTCCAATATTACTTTGAAGAAACCATGAAACTGTTTGATCTTTGCTAAAGTTGGAGATTAATTATTCATTTGTTTAGCTCCTGGTGATATTTATATTATGGGATTTCTTTGACGCATGCAGTCTGATTGATCAAATTGTCTAACTTAGTTAATTAGATTTCGTAGTTCTCTGATAAGTTTTCTTCTTGCATTAAACTATGATTCTCAGAAGGTGGAAATCAAAGTGAGGATGGACTGTGACGGCTGCGAAAGAAAGGTGAAGAAGTCCATTGAAGGCATGAAAGGTAGATTTTATATATGttcctttcatttcattttttttttctctttttatagaTTTTCCGTATctaatctttttaaaaatatatccaTGATGAATTCACCTGAATCTTCTGCTTTGATCACTTCATTTGATTTCCGGTGACCAGACGATTCTCACATAGATTTAATAACAGCCAGCGTTTTTTGTGCTGCAACATTTCAGGCAGTTAGACGTAATATATTCAAGAACGAGGATTCTTTTGTTaactttctcaaaattcaaTGCGTATTTGAGACctcctaaaaaagaaagaagaaaaatattagcTTCTTAGTTAGTAAGGTGTCTAATGTGACCTTTATAATTTGATTCATCACCTATTAGTGCCCATAAGTATGTTCCTATAATATAAAAAGGGTTTAATATCTTTTAGAGGTTCAAAAATTAAGTTATTATAAATTAGTGCTTTcagcaaaaaatttctgactctacTTCTGGCCGATGCGGGTGCAGGTGTAACATCCATAGAAATTAACAGGAAGCCTCACAAGTTGACAGTAGAAGGGTATGTTGAGCCCAACAAAGTGGTGGAGCGCGTGAGGAAGAAGACCGGAAAGCCAGCGGAGTTGTGGCCTTATGTGCCCTACAAGCTTGTCACGCAACCGTATGCCGCCGGCACCTATGACAAGAAGGCGCCACCGGGCTATGTTCGAGACGTGGCTGCTGTCGAGACCCCGAACCCCGATGAGACTGGTTTGATCGAAGAACAGTTCACCAGTGCTTTCAGTGATGAGAACCCTAATGCATGTACTCTCATGtgaaattttgtataaaaaacTCTTCCGttctttctatatatttttggcataatatttaattttttaaagattt
This window of the Nymphaea colorata isolate Beijing-Zhang1983 chromosome 2, ASM883128v2, whole genome shotgun sequence genome carries:
- the LOC116248597 gene encoding heavy metal-associated isoprenylated plant protein 27-like, with product MDCDGCERKVKKSIEGMKGVTSIEINRKPHKLTVEGYVEPNKVVERVRKKTGKPAELWPYVPYKLVTQPYAAGTYDKKAPPGYVRDVAAVETPNPDETGLIEEQFTSAFSDENPNACTLM